The following are encoded in a window of Anaerobaca lacustris genomic DNA:
- a CDS encoding DUF4038 domain-containing protein, whose amino-acid sequence MRITLQLVFLAALCLLAVSGISLGQSNPDKIRVILDTDANNELDDQHAIAYLLFNGDVFDVEAITVNRTQGGGGVDQHLAEAQRVVRLCALDSKIPVLRGADKSFEEIKGQLNRPDFDGAEAVNFIIERAKAADARRLVLLPVGKLTNIALALAKEPSIIPKVRVVWLGSNYPDPGEYNQVNDEPSLNYILDTGVDFEIAIVRYGKPSGTDAVRATLPEIRRIMPGKGPKIDPPVTGRHGGAFTNFGDYAINLFGNIQLYGDPPSRALFDMAAVAIVKNPAWARAVEMPAPILKDGRWVDRPDNPRNIILWEDFDRDAIMADFYDRMTNYQLAQPGRAAQWEPVELMFIADRDYANPYTDVDLHVEFRGPDNSVVRRPAFWDGGRTWRVRFAAPEPGTWTWRSAASNREDAGLHAQSGRLHVTAYSGDNQLLRHGLLCMSPGRRNVVHADGTPLLVVADTPWGLPFRGTVESVTAYAQNRQARGFNAALLMSVQPDRRAEGPRDRNAVGGFGIGFHDLSEGRLNKPNVEYFQHLDTLISILIDHGIVPVYNPVFQGFGWKGLGTIGRTAEPKEYARYTRYLIARYGACPAMWLLSADGTGKEPVTEPAGLEVQAWDAYGQPTGIHYSPFCDRKPDWTDDPQFGFHQNRSYHDAEWLDFQWCQTGHGGEHLPYKVRRMHDYEPTKAVANGEPTYERIGRQDRAVGWWQGHEAWLNLTAGGTMGVVYGAGGLWNWKVAPDEPGWPNWANTQASWADAIEFEGSRYVGYVGRALAGYNIADMTVLPDVSPQAVGKPGELYIVYLPEGGSVTLAGLKGDLPCRWFNPRRGQFAGKGRVNPRSPSLTAPSEDSWVLLAGRQR is encoded by the coding sequence ATGAGAATCACATTGCAGCTTGTGTTCCTGGCGGCGCTCTGTTTGCTCGCTGTCAGCGGAATATCGTTGGGACAGTCGAATCCCGACAAGATTCGGGTGATCCTGGACACCGACGCCAACAACGAGCTGGACGACCAGCACGCCATCGCCTATCTGCTGTTCAACGGCGACGTGTTCGACGTCGAGGCGATCACAGTGAACCGGACCCAGGGCGGCGGGGGCGTGGACCAGCACCTGGCCGAGGCCCAGCGTGTGGTCCGGCTGTGCGCTCTGGACTCGAAGATCCCCGTCCTGCGCGGCGCCGACAAGTCGTTCGAGGAGATCAAGGGCCAACTCAACCGGCCCGATTTCGACGGGGCCGAGGCAGTGAACTTCATTATCGAACGGGCCAAGGCCGCCGACGCGCGCCGGCTGGTGCTGCTGCCGGTGGGCAAGCTGACCAACATCGCCCTGGCGCTGGCAAAGGAGCCGTCCATCATTCCCAAGGTTCGCGTCGTATGGCTCGGCTCGAATTATCCCGATCCCGGCGAGTACAACCAGGTCAACGATGAGCCGTCGCTGAACTACATCCTCGATACGGGTGTGGACTTCGAGATCGCCATCGTCCGCTACGGCAAGCCCTCGGGCACCGACGCCGTCCGGGCCACCCTGCCCGAAATACGCAGGATCATGCCCGGCAAAGGGCCGAAGATCGATCCGCCCGTGACGGGACGCCACGGCGGCGCGTTCACCAACTTCGGCGACTATGCGATCAACCTGTTCGGGAACATCCAGCTCTATGGCGATCCGCCGTCGCGGGCGCTGTTCGACATGGCCGCCGTGGCCATCGTGAAGAATCCCGCCTGGGCGAGAGCCGTCGAGATGCCCGCCCCGATCCTCAAGGACGGCCGCTGGGTGGACCGCCCGGACAACCCGCGTAACATCATCCTGTGGGAGGACTTCGACCGCGACGCGATCATGGCCGATTTCTACGACCGGATGACGAACTATCAACTCGCGCAACCCGGCCGGGCGGCGCAATGGGAGCCCGTGGAGTTGATGTTCATCGCCGACCGTGACTACGCCAACCCGTATACCGACGTCGATCTGCACGTGGAGTTCCGCGGGCCGGACAACAGCGTGGTCCGGCGTCCCGCCTTCTGGGACGGCGGCCGCACTTGGCGCGTCCGCTTTGCGGCCCCGGAGCCCGGGACGTGGACGTGGCGCTCGGCGGCCTCGAACCGCGAAGACGCCGGCCTGCATGCCCAGAGCGGCCGGCTCCACGTGACCGCCTACAGCGGCGACAATCAACTGCTGCGCCACGGCCTGCTCTGCATGTCGCCCGGCCGGCGCAACGTGGTACACGCCGACGGAACGCCCCTCCTCGTGGTCGCCGACACCCCCTGGGGACTGCCGTTTCGTGGCACGGTCGAATCGGTGACCGCTTACGCACAGAACCGCCAGGCCAGAGGCTTCAACGCCGCCCTGCTGATGAGCGTACAGCCCGACCGGCGCGCCGAAGGCCCTCGCGACCGGAACGCCGTCGGCGGCTTCGGCATCGGGTTCCACGATCTGTCCGAGGGACGCCTCAACAAGCCCAACGTCGAGTACTTCCAGCATCTCGACACACTGATCTCGATCCTTATCGATCATGGCATCGTGCCGGTCTACAACCCCGTCTTCCAGGGCTTCGGCTGGAAGGGCCTTGGCACGATCGGTCGCACGGCCGAGCCCAAGGAATACGCGCGCTACACTCGCTATCTCATCGCCCGCTACGGCGCGTGTCCTGCCATGTGGCTGCTCAGCGCCGACGGGACGGGCAAGGAGCCCGTCACCGAACCGGCCGGCCTGGAGGTGCAGGCGTGGGACGCCTACGGCCAGCCGACGGGCATTCACTACAGTCCCTTCTGCGACCGCAAGCCCGACTGGACGGACGACCCCCAATTCGGCTTCCACCAGAATCGGTCGTATCATGACGCCGAGTGGCTGGACTTCCAGTGGTGCCAGACCGGCCACGGCGGCGAGCACCTGCCGTACAAGGTCCGTCGGATGCACGACTACGAACCCACCAAGGCCGTCGCCAACGGCGAACCCACCTACGAGCGGATTGGCCGGCAAGACAGGGCCGTCGGCTGGTGGCAGGGCCACGAGGCTTGGCTGAACCTCACCGCCGGCGGCACGATGGGTGTCGTCTACGGCGCCGGGGGTCTGTGGAACTGGAAGGTCGCCCCCGACGAGCCGGGCTGGCCCAACTGGGCCAACACGCAGGCTTCCTGGGCCGACGCCATCGAGTTCGAGGGCAGCCGGTACGTCGGCTACGTCGGCCGGGCACTGGCCGGCTACAACATCGCCGACATGACCGTGCTGCCGGACGTCAGTCCGCAGGCCGTCGGCAAGCCGGGCGAGCTGTATATCGTCTATCTGCCCGAGGGCGGCTCCGTGACGCTGGCCGGCCTGAAGGGCGACCTGCCCTGCCGCTGGTTCAACCCGCGCCGCGGCCAATTCGCGGGCAAAGGCCGTGTGAACCCAAGGTCACCGTCCCTGACCGCCCCATCGGAGGATTCCTGGGTCCTGTTGGCGGGTAGGCAGAGATAG
- a CDS encoding DUF4038 domain-containing protein: protein MKDRGSTLTVISLTVFGVLGCTVAGEAASPRNYLERSPNGRYLQWQDGTPFYIHADTAWALPRDYSRDEVIGYLDKTVEQKFSAVQMSAVFHAVRPNQDLMGPAFHEGDFLRPKENYWANVDWVVEQTTRRGLVAILNPIWKKQLAAAIGDNGPEKSRAYGRWFAGRYNDNPRVIYFLGGDAVPDPVRKEIIAMGEGVQDVYEGRAIVAYHSASDTTSFDAFGDRPSWLTLNWTYSYCPRYRKTYPYEQHWRTFKEHPPMPFQFGEGYYDFGAARDYGIHHVNTRFGDRYAVRRQAWWASFVTGSAGHAYGAEAIWHHNREGETWRAALQYPSRQDMMRKKNLLDQIPWWTLRPDMENVVLVGGYGTWRTDEFAVAAVSEDRKLAVVYTPVRHALQLDLGGLATGRIEARWFDPTSGASSSPNGWNVGSQGLVTVQSPEKNSAGDADHVLVLTVQ from the coding sequence ATGAAGGACAGGGGCTCCACCCTAACCGTCATCAGTCTGACGGTCTTTGGCGTGCTGGGGTGTACCGTTGCCGGAGAGGCGGCAAGCCCCCGGAATTACCTTGAGCGTTCGCCCAACGGCCGCTACCTGCAATGGCAAGACGGTACGCCGTTCTACATCCATGCGGATACGGCGTGGGCGCTGCCGCGCGACTATTCGCGCGACGAGGTCATTGGGTATCTGGACAAGACGGTTGAGCAGAAATTCAGCGCCGTCCAGATGAGCGCCGTATTTCACGCTGTCCGACCCAATCAGGACCTTATGGGCCCAGCGTTCCACGAAGGCGATTTTCTGCGTCCCAAGGAGAACTACTGGGCGAATGTGGATTGGGTCGTCGAACAAACCACCCGGCGCGGATTGGTTGCGATCCTCAATCCCATCTGGAAGAAACAACTGGCCGCGGCCATTGGCGACAACGGTCCGGAGAAAAGTCGTGCCTACGGCCGATGGTTTGCCGGGCGGTACAACGACAACCCGCGTGTCATCTACTTCCTGGGCGGCGATGCAGTGCCCGATCCCGTGCGGAAGGAGATCATAGCCATGGGTGAGGGCGTTCAGGACGTCTACGAGGGCAGGGCGATCGTCGCCTACCACAGCGCTTCCGACACGACCAGTTTCGACGCCTTTGGCGACAGGCCCTCCTGGCTCACACTCAACTGGACGTATTCGTACTGTCCCCGCTACCGGAAAACGTATCCTTACGAGCAGCACTGGAGAACCTTCAAGGAGCATCCTCCCATGCCCTTTCAGTTTGGCGAGGGGTACTACGATTTCGGCGCCGCCAGGGACTATGGCATCCATCACGTCAACACTCGCTTCGGCGACCGCTATGCCGTCCGGCGTCAGGCGTGGTGGGCCAGCTTCGTGACGGGCAGCGCCGGCCATGCGTACGGCGCCGAAGCCATTTGGCACCACAATCGTGAAGGCGAAACATGGCGGGCAGCCCTCCAATATCCGAGCCGTCAGGACATGATGCGTAAGAAGAACCTTCTCGACCAGATTCCGTGGTGGACTCTGAGGCCGGACATGGAGAACGTAGTCCTGGTCGGTGGTTACGGAACATGGCGAACGGATGAGTTCGCGGTGGCGGCGGTCTCCGAGGACAGGAAACTCGCCGTGGTTTATACCCCGGTCCGCCATGCGCTGCAGCTCGACTTGGGCGGGTTGGCGACCGGGAGGATTGAGGCACGATGGTTCGATCCGACCAGCGGGGCGTCTTCTTCCCCCAATGGCTGGAACGTCGGAAGCCAGGGTTTGGTTACAGTTCAATCACCCGAGAAGAACAGCGCTGGTGACGCGGACCATGTATTGGTTCTAACCGTTCAATGA
- a CDS encoding L-threonylcarbamoyladenylate synthase: MTTKVIRIDGSDTDTAHLRAAAEVVDAGGLVVFPTETVYGIACRARGDALARLDDVKGRSADKHYTLHIGRNDDYQTYVPRTDRRIENLVRRAWPGPLTLVFSLHPVELSRQRSRIGDDAFETLYKNGSIGIRCPEHPAAAMLLQLASGPVVAPSANRAGGEPATEADQALAQLGDQVDLILDGGPCKYKQSSTVARVGRHGVEVLREGVYSRMDLLAMANVTVLFVCTGNTCRSAMAEGLFRAQLAKKLGCGVDELEQKGYKVVSAGIMDMAGVPASNGAVTACRLKGVDITGHRSRHLTQSLVEASDVIYAMTWDHCEQVRLLSPDARTKCSLLAGDVEIPDPVGQPQECFDRCADLIQNAITARIGELDI, translated from the coding sequence ATGACAACCAAAGTGATACGAATCGATGGTTCTGATACTGATACGGCACATCTGCGGGCCGCGGCCGAGGTGGTCGACGCCGGCGGTCTGGTCGTCTTTCCGACGGAGACCGTCTATGGCATCGCCTGCCGCGCCAGAGGCGACGCTCTGGCGCGACTGGATGACGTCAAGGGCAGAAGTGCCGACAAGCACTATACCCTGCACATCGGCCGCAATGACGACTACCAAACCTACGTACCGAGAACGGACCGGCGTATCGAGAATCTGGTCCGCCGCGCGTGGCCCGGGCCGCTGACCCTGGTTTTCTCGCTGCACCCGGTCGAGCTGAGCCGGCAGAGAAGCCGAATCGGCGATGATGCATTCGAAACCCTGTACAAGAACGGCTCGATCGGCATTCGCTGTCCCGAACACCCCGCTGCCGCCATGCTGCTGCAACTGGCCAGCGGGCCCGTGGTGGCCCCCAGCGCCAATCGGGCCGGTGGCGAGCCGGCGACGGAGGCCGACCAGGCTCTGGCCCAACTTGGAGACCAGGTGGACCTCATCCTCGATGGCGGTCCGTGCAAGTACAAACAGAGCAGCACGGTGGCCCGCGTCGGGCGTCATGGCGTCGAGGTGCTGCGAGAAGGCGTATACTCAAGGATGGATCTACTGGCGATGGCGAATGTGACGGTTTTGTTTGTCTGCACCGGAAACACGTGCCGCAGTGCGATGGCCGAAGGGCTTTTCCGGGCCCAGTTGGCGAAAAAACTCGGATGCGGCGTTGACGAATTGGAGCAGAAGGGTTACAAGGTCGTATCGGCGGGTATAATGGACATGGCCGGCGTTCCGGCGAGCAATGGGGCCGTTACAGCCTGCCGCCTGAAGGGAGTTGACATAACCGGCCATCGAAGCCGGCACTTGACCCAATCGCTGGTTGAGGCAAGCGACGTCATTTACGCCATGACATGGGACCACTGCGAGCAGGTTCGTTTGCTTTCGCCCGACGCCCGGACGAAATGTTCCCTGTTGGCGGGCGACGTCGAGATCCCCGACCCGGTCGGGCAGCCGCAGGAGTGCTTCGACAGGTGTGCTGATCTCATTCAGAACGCCATAACGGCGCGAATAGGTGAACTCGACATATGA
- the rpiB gene encoding ribose 5-phosphate isomerase B yields the protein MKVAVGSDHRGFDAKQQTKAIVTQMGHECIDFGTDGTHPVDYPDLAYIVSKAVSEGQADRAILICATGLGMSIAANKVKGIRAALCHDELSAQISRDHNDTNVLCLSGDQIGEVLLRKIVEAWLNTEFSGGRHQRRVGKILAIEEGRDPRELNHT from the coding sequence ATGAAGGTAGCAGTTGGAAGCGACCACCGGGGCTTTGATGCCAAGCAGCAGACAAAGGCCATCGTCACACAAATGGGCCATGAGTGCATCGACTTCGGAACCGACGGCACGCACCCGGTGGACTATCCCGATCTGGCCTATATCGTCTCCAAGGCCGTCTCAGAGGGCCAGGCCGACCGCGCGATCCTGATCTGCGCCACGGGCCTGGGCATGAGCATCGCGGCCAACAAGGTCAAGGGAATCCGGGCGGCGCTGTGCCATGACGAGCTCAGCGCCCAGATCTCCCGCGACCACAACGACACGAACGTTCTGTGCCTCTCCGGCGACCAGATCGGCGAGGTGCTCCTGCGCAAGATCGTCGAGGCCTGGCTCAACACCGAGTTCAGCGGCGGACGCCACCAGCGGCGTGTGGGAAAGATCCTCGCCATCGAAGAAGGACGCGACCCGCGCGAGCTCAACCACACCTGA
- a CDS encoding lysophospholipid acyltransferase family protein — protein sequence MHVQDSSREVTHGVEKPVARSLHQAGCGIRDRLRLRQTVHKLLTVVFASSFDVLLRCVCGSNRLTTTGDNIFRHYVEQGGNIFAFWHSHLFYLVYLYVRRAPRRKIAMLVSLSRDGDYGAALVRMLRQDAVRGSTSRGGLKAVRRLAAKIAEGRNIAITPDGPRGPAFHVNEGIVKLAQITGARIIPVSYDATRKRLLKSWDRFVIVKPFGRVHVAFGEPIEVPKGITPTERSQCRRRLEQSLHELDRVCAEALSGGAVRAKAASGEATASDARPAVHPHRSG from the coding sequence ATGCACGTGCAAGACAGCAGCCGGGAAGTCACGCATGGGGTGGAAAAGCCCGTCGCGAGGTCGTTGCATCAGGCAGGATGCGGGATTCGTGACCGACTCCGTTTGAGGCAGACGGTTCACAAGCTTCTGACCGTGGTTTTCGCGTCCTCATTCGACGTGCTGCTGCGATGCGTCTGCGGCAGCAACCGGCTGACCACCACGGGAGACAACATCTTCCGCCACTACGTCGAGCAGGGGGGCAACATCTTTGCTTTCTGGCACAGCCACCTGTTTTATCTGGTCTATCTCTATGTCCGGCGTGCGCCGCGGCGCAAGATCGCAATGCTCGTCAGCCTCAGTCGCGACGGGGATTATGGTGCCGCTCTGGTCCGCATGCTGCGTCAGGACGCGGTCCGGGGCTCGACCAGCCGGGGCGGGCTGAAGGCCGTTCGCCGGCTGGCGGCGAAGATCGCTGAGGGCCGAAACATCGCCATCACGCCCGACGGCCCGAGGGGGCCGGCGTTTCACGTCAACGAGGGGATCGTGAAGCTGGCCCAGATCACCGGGGCGAGGATCATCCCCGTCAGCTATGACGCCACGAGGAAGCGTCTGCTCAAGAGCTGGGACCGATTCGTCATCGTCAAGCCCTTCGGCCGCGTCCACGTGGCGTTCGGAGAGCCGATCGAGGTCCCCAAAGGCATCACGCCGACCGAACGCAGCCAATGCCGCCGGAGACTCGAACAATCGCTTCATGAGCTGGACAGGGTATGTGCCGAGGCGCTATCGGGCGGGGCTGTCCGGGCGAAGGCGGCAAGCGGTGAAGCGACCGCTTCTGACGCACGGCCGGCAGTGCATCCCCATCGCTCCGGATGA